CGCGCTCCGGACGATAGCAGGCCATGCCTGCGGTGGTCATATTGGAGTAGTCCGTCATGGGGGCCGGTACCGTCCGCGAGCGCTTCATCACGGACTCCGGTCCAGCACGTTCTCGGGGTCGTCAATGTAGGGCCTCCGCTGCAGGACGACCCGGAACTCGGCCCCGATCCACAGCAGCGCGAGCCCGATGACCGTCCAGCCGAAGACCCGGGTGTCGAAGACCGACACGCCGTCGATGGCCGTGACCAGCACCATCACCGCGAGGATCTTCACCGCATAGCTGGCGAGGGCGGCCAGCATCATCGTCTGCGCCGAGAGCCGGGAGGCCCAGGAGACCACCAGCGCGCTCACCGAGAAGAAGGCGATCACCACCACGGAGGCCAGCGCCGCCGCGAGGGCGCCCTTGGCGCCGGCGGTCAGCAGGCCGATCACGACGGCACCCACCCCGACGACGGACGTCGGGATCGCGGCGCCGCGGAGCATCCGGGCGTCGGAGGTATGCATGAGGGCTCCGGCTGGTCACGTTCAGTGGTCGTCTCTTGTTCGTGAAAGGTATCACAAGCGTCCGGAATGTCCACAATTACCCTAGAGGTAATGCGATCCGGCGCGCGCGGAGTTACCGCGCGCAACACCCGCACGAGGACTGTAGCCGAGCCCGCCCGGTGCCCACGCCCGTTCCGGGCTCGCGCGACGGCCGGCGCCGCCCCTGCCCGGTGACGTCCCGGCGCAGGTCAGACGGGCATCGAGGGCCGCTCGGCGGGCTGGTCGCCGGCGCCCGCGCCCGCGCCCGCGGCCTTCCCACGGGCGGACCTGCGGCGACCCGGGATGCGGAGCATCAGCAGCACGCCCGCGACCGCCACCAGCAGGGTGACGCCGAGGGTGACCCAGGCGGCGTCGAAGAGCGCCAGGCCGACCAGCCCGGAGGCCAGCAGCCCGACCCAGAAGTACATGATCAGCACGGCGCGGCGGGTGGAGTGGCCGAGCTCCAGCAGCCGGTGGTGCAGGTGCTGCTTGTCCGGGGCGAACGGCGAGCGGCCCTGGTTGGTGCGCCGCCACACCGCGAGCAGCATGTCCATGAACGGCACCGCCGCCACCGCCGGGATGAGCAGCACCGGGACGAAGAACGGGAACAGCCCGTTGGCGAGGACGGCCGCGTCGAACTGCCCGGTCAGCATGATCGTGGAGGCGCTGAGCAGGAGCCCGATCAGCATCGAGCCGGTGTCGCCCATGAAGATCTTGGCCGGGCTGAAGTTGTGCGGCAGGAAGCCCGCGCACATGCCGAACAGCACCGCGGCGGTGAGGGTCGCGGCGGACAGCGTGGTGAGGCCGTGCGCCTTCGACAGCAGGTAGGCGTAGGAGAACAGCGCCAGCGCGGCGATCCCGACGACGCCGGCGGCGAGGCCGTCCAGCCCGTCGATGAAGTTGACCGCGTTGATCGTGGCGACGACGAGCAGGACGGTGAGCGGGACCCCGTAGGCGGGCGGCAGCGACAGCGAGTCGCCGGTGGGGAGCGGGATCACGTAGACCTGGATGCCCTGCATGATGAAGATCCCGGCGGCCGCGACCTGCCCGGCGAACTTGGTGAGCGCGTCCACCTCCCAGCGGTCGTCGGCGATGCCGATCAGCACGATCAGCCCGCCCGACAGCAGCAGCGCCTTGCTGACGCTGATCCCGCCGTCGCCGAGGACCTTGCGCATCTCGGGCAGCCCGGTCGCGACCACCAGCGCCGCCACCATGCCGCCGAACATCGCGAGGCCGCCCAGCCGGGGCGTCGGGATCACATGGACGTCGCGGTCGCGCGGGACGGCCTGCGCCCCGAACCACACGGCGAACCTGCGCACCGACGGGGTCAGCAGGTAGGCGACGAGGGCGGCGACCAGGATCGTGAGCAGGTACTCCCGCACTCCCCTGCGCCTCCTTTCGCCGATCAACGATGCCTACGTGCCCCGTCCGGGACGGAGTTCACCTAGGTAGACGACCCGCCGGAACGATCAGTTCACGTCGCGACCGACCAACTGTAGTCCGCCCGGGCGGTCTTCCGCCGCAAATCGGGCACTACGGATCCGCCGAACGCACAGGATCCCGACGCCGACGATCATGAGCGCGAGGCCGGCGAGGCACCGGTCGCCCAGCGAGAACGCCCACGGGCCGCTCGCCGCGACGTCGTCCCCGGCGTCGGCGACGACCAGCAGCGTCCCGGCGGCGGCCAGCCCGGCGCCGGCCTCCCGCCGCGGCGCCGGGCGGCGGGCGAGCAGGGGCACGGCGGCGAGCGCGAGGGCCAGCACGGCGGTCCCCGTCCAGTCGCCCGTCCAGCGCGGCGGGACGTACCGGGGCGGCGGGACGGCGATCGCGTGCTTGGGCAGCCGGACCCGGATCCTCATCCCCTCGTGCGGGGCGAGCGCGTTCTGGACGAAGTCGATCGCGTACGGGCCGTCGCGGTCGCGCAGGCACCGGGTCGTCGCCCGGGGGGCGCCCGCCCGGCAGGTCGCGTGCCGCAGCGGCACCGGCGCCTGCACCCGGACCGCCGCGTTCCCGATGGGGACGTCCCAGCTCGTCCCGATGGCGTCCCACAGCAGGTCGTCGTGGTCGGCGCGGGGGGTGAACGCGCGGCGCACCTCGTACTCGATCACGTAGGCCTGGCGGCCGCGGACCTCGCGGTGCCGGTCGCCGACGCTGATCTGCACGTCGTGCAGGAACCGGGTCGTGCGGACGCGGGCGGGGGCTCCGGTGGAGGAGCTGCTGCTGACGCCGCGGACCTCGAAGAGGCGGTCGCCGCGGCGGAACGGCACGTGCCGGACGATCCCGTGCTCCCCCGCCTGGTCGAAGTCGTAGGTGATCGTCTCCCGCACGTACAGCACGCCGTCGGTGCCGATGGTGAGGACGACGTCGTAGGCCGGGATGCTCTCGCCGCGGTAGGGCGGCTCGGGGGGCGGCGCGACCCCGGAGGCCCCGGGCGCGGGCTCGG
The sequence above is a segment of the Actinomadura coerulea genome. Coding sequences within it:
- a CDS encoding MraY family glycosyltransferase, with product MREYLLTILVAALVAYLLTPSVRRFAVWFGAQAVPRDRDVHVIPTPRLGGLAMFGGMVAALVVATGLPEMRKVLGDGGISVSKALLLSGGLIVLIGIADDRWEVDALTKFAGQVAAAGIFIMQGIQVYVIPLPTGDSLSLPPAYGVPLTVLLVVATINAVNFIDGLDGLAAGVVGIAALALFSYAYLLSKAHGLTTLSAATLTAAVLFGMCAGFLPHNFSPAKIFMGDTGSMLIGLLLSASTIMLTGQFDAAVLANGLFPFFVPVLLIPAVAAVPFMDMLLAVWRRTNQGRSPFAPDKQHLHHRLLELGHSTRRAVLIMYFWVGLLASGLVGLALFDAAWVTLGVTLLVAVAGVLLMLRIPGRRRSARGKAAGAGAGAGDQPAERPSMPV
- a CDS encoding DUF2207 domain-containing protein — protein: MPDVRGRVRRSATIAGVLLLLLLLGLPACAGRPAGAEPAPGASGVAPPPEPPYRGESIPAYDVVLTIGTDGVLYVRETITYDFDQAGEHGIVRHVPFRRGDRLFEVRGVSSSSSTGAPARVRTTRFLHDVQISVGDRHREVRGRQAYVIEYEVRRAFTPRADHDDLLWDAIGTSWDVPIGNAAVRVQAPVPLRHATCRAGAPRATTRCLRDRDGPYAIDFVQNALAPHEGMRIRVRLPKHAIAVPPPRYVPPRWTGDWTGTAVLALALAAVPLLARRPAPRREAGAGLAAAGTLLVVADAGDDVAASGPWAFSLGDRCLAGLALMIVGVGILCVRRIRSARFAAEDRPGGLQLVGRDVN